A part of Oncorhynchus kisutch isolate 150728-3 linkage group LG2, Okis_V2, whole genome shotgun sequence genomic DNA contains:
- the cdca7a gene encoding cell division cycle-associated protein 7a isoform X4: MSPSRSRAPQPPSTRMSLRSFRNVPMETSSSSSDDSCDSFGSDGGFANTKSIFREAKKVAERAKVFEASSEEESLTGFENAFSSKMSAMRVDSDSEESLVPRRKGRRSQTLKVAMKFPTRRATQKTTAAEPSKQPKKESDSKEGGNFMDKRALNIKENKAMLAKLMAELNKIPGFPRRSSLPMMNTPRRAPRQSLGASGPRRKNPERTSRPHTRSRTLVDGPPSPPPEEEEDKFNLVRRSRYYEEVDEAKAPHRRNYSSGLAIPHVVRPVEDISQMELDLIANNVREKVYNSSTGSTCHQCRQKTIDTKTNCRNPECVGVRGQFCGPCLRNRYGEEVRDALLDPEWECPTCRGICNCSFCRAREGRCATGVLVYLAKYHGYDNAHAYLKSLKKEMDESQ, encoded by the exons ATGAGTCCATCTCGCTCTAGG GCCCCCCAGCCTCCTTCCACCAGGATGAGTTTGCGGAGCTTCCGTAACGTGCCCATGGagacatcctcttcctcctcagatGACAGCTGTGATAGTTTTGGCTCGGACGGTGGCTTTGCCAACACG AAAAGTATCTTCAGAGAAGCTAAGAAGGTGGCGGAGAGAGCCAAGGTGTTTGAGGCTAGCTCGGAGGAAGAGTCTCTCACTGGGTTCGAGAATGCTTTCAGCAGTAAAATGAGTGCCATG AGAGTGGACTCTGACTCGGAGGAGTCGTTGGTGCCTCGGCGGAAGGGCCGTCGGTCCCAGACCCTGAAGGTGGCCATGAAGTTCCCCACCAGGAGGGCCACCCAGAAGACTACTGCAGCAGAGCCCTCTAAACAGCCCAAAAAAGAGTCTGACTCCAAGGAGGGAGGCAACTTCATGGACAAGAGAGCGCTTAACATTAAGGAGAACAAAGCAATG CTTGCAAAGCTGATGGCAGAACTCAACAAAATACCTGGCTTCCCCAGAAGATCATCTCTGCCTATGATGAATACG CCTCGCCGTGCCCCCCGCCAGTCTCTGGGAGCCTCAGGACCCCGTAGGAAGAACCCTGAACGCACCTCTCGGCCCCACACTCGCTCCCGCACCCTGGTGGACGGCCCCCCCAGCCCTCctccagaggaagaggaggacaagtTCAACCTGGTGCGCAGGAGCCGCTACTATGAGGAGGTGGATGAGGCG AAGGCGCCTCATCGGCGTAACTACAGCTCGGGGCTAGCTATTCCTCATGTGGTGCGGCCTGTGGAGGACATCTCCCAGATGGAGCTGGATCTGATCGCCAACAACGTGCGGGAGAAGGTGTACAACAGCTCCACT GGATCCACTTGCCACCAGTGCCGCCAGAAGACGATCGACACCAAGACCAACTGCCGTAACCCGGAGTGTGTGGGGGTGAGGGGTCAGTTCTGTGGCCCATGTCTCCGTAACCGCTACGGAGAGGAGGTCCGAGATGCCCTGCTGGATCCT GAGTGGGAGTGTCCGACATGCAGAGGGATCTGCAACTGCAGCTTCTGTAGAGCCAGAGAGGGTCGCTGTGCCACTGGAGTCCTGGTCTACCTGGCTAAATACCACGGCTATGACAACGCCCATGCCTACTTAAAAAG ccTTAAAAAGGAAATGGACGAGAGCCAGTAA
- the cdca7a gene encoding cell division cycle-associated protein 7a isoform X3 has protein sequence MSPSRSRQAPQPPSTRMSLRSFRNVPMETSSSSSDDSCDSFGSDGGFANTKSIFREAKKVAERAKVFEASSEEESLTGFENAFSSKMSAMRVDSDSEESLVPRRKGRRSQTLKVAMKFPTRRATQKTTAAEPSKQPKKESDSKEGGNFMDKRALNIKENKAMLAKLMAELNKIPGFPRRSSLPMMNTPRRAPRQSLGASGPRRKNPERTSRPHTRSRTLVDGPPSPPPEEEEDKFNLVRRSRYYEEVDEAKAPHRRNYSSGLAIPHVVRPVEDISQMELDLIANNVREKVYNSSTGSTCHQCRQKTIDTKTNCRNPECVGVRGQFCGPCLRNRYGEEVRDALLDPEWECPTCRGICNCSFCRAREGRCATGVLVYLAKYHGYDNAHAYLKSLKKEMDESQ, from the exons ATGAGTCCATCTCGCTCTAGG CAGGCCCCCCAGCCTCCTTCCACCAGGATGAGTTTGCGGAGCTTCCGTAACGTGCCCATGGagacatcctcttcctcctcagatGACAGCTGTGATAGTTTTGGCTCGGACGGTGGCTTTGCCAACACG AAAAGTATCTTCAGAGAAGCTAAGAAGGTGGCGGAGAGAGCCAAGGTGTTTGAGGCTAGCTCGGAGGAAGAGTCTCTCACTGGGTTCGAGAATGCTTTCAGCAGTAAAATGAGTGCCATG AGAGTGGACTCTGACTCGGAGGAGTCGTTGGTGCCTCGGCGGAAGGGCCGTCGGTCCCAGACCCTGAAGGTGGCCATGAAGTTCCCCACCAGGAGGGCCACCCAGAAGACTACTGCAGCAGAGCCCTCTAAACAGCCCAAAAAAGAGTCTGACTCCAAGGAGGGAGGCAACTTCATGGACAAGAGAGCGCTTAACATTAAGGAGAACAAAGCAATG CTTGCAAAGCTGATGGCAGAACTCAACAAAATACCTGGCTTCCCCAGAAGATCATCTCTGCCTATGATGAATACG CCTCGCCGTGCCCCCCGCCAGTCTCTGGGAGCCTCAGGACCCCGTAGGAAGAACCCTGAACGCACCTCTCGGCCCCACACTCGCTCCCGCACCCTGGTGGACGGCCCCCCCAGCCCTCctccagaggaagaggaggacaagtTCAACCTGGTGCGCAGGAGCCGCTACTATGAGGAGGTGGATGAGGCG AAGGCGCCTCATCGGCGTAACTACAGCTCGGGGCTAGCTATTCCTCATGTGGTGCGGCCTGTGGAGGACATCTCCCAGATGGAGCTGGATCTGATCGCCAACAACGTGCGGGAGAAGGTGTACAACAGCTCCACT GGATCCACTTGCCACCAGTGCCGCCAGAAGACGATCGACACCAAGACCAACTGCCGTAACCCGGAGTGTGTGGGGGTGAGGGGTCAGTTCTGTGGCCCATGTCTCCGTAACCGCTACGGAGAGGAGGTCCGAGATGCCCTGCTGGATCCT GAGTGGGAGTGTCCGACATGCAGAGGGATCTGCAACTGCAGCTTCTGTAGAGCCAGAGAGGGTCGCTGTGCCACTGGAGTCCTGGTCTACCTGGCTAAATACCACGGCTATGACAACGCCCATGCCTACTTAAAAAG ccTTAAAAAGGAAATGGACGAGAGCCAGTAA
- the cdca7a gene encoding cell division cycle-associated protein 7a isoform X2 — MIATYNSPVAPQPPSTRMSLRSFRNVPMETSSSSSDDSCDSFGSDGGFANTKSIFREAKKVAERAKVFEASSEEESLTGFENAFSSKMSAMRVDSDSEESLVPRRKGRRSQTLKVAMKFPTRRATQKTTAAEPSKQPKKESDSKEGGNFMDKRALNIKENKAMLAKLMAELNKIPGFPRRSSLPMMNTPRRAPRQSLGASGPRRKNPERTSRPHTRSRTLVDGPPSPPPEEEEDKFNLVRRSRYYEEVDEAKAPHRRNYSSGLAIPHVVRPVEDISQMELDLIANNVREKVYNSSTGSTCHQCRQKTIDTKTNCRNPECVGVRGQFCGPCLRNRYGEEVRDALLDPEWECPTCRGICNCSFCRAREGRCATGVLVYLAKYHGYDNAHAYLKSLKKEMDESQ; from the exons ATGATAGCTACCTACAATTCTCCTGTG GCCCCCCAGCCTCCTTCCACCAGGATGAGTTTGCGGAGCTTCCGTAACGTGCCCATGGagacatcctcttcctcctcagatGACAGCTGTGATAGTTTTGGCTCGGACGGTGGCTTTGCCAACACG AAAAGTATCTTCAGAGAAGCTAAGAAGGTGGCGGAGAGAGCCAAGGTGTTTGAGGCTAGCTCGGAGGAAGAGTCTCTCACTGGGTTCGAGAATGCTTTCAGCAGTAAAATGAGTGCCATG AGAGTGGACTCTGACTCGGAGGAGTCGTTGGTGCCTCGGCGGAAGGGCCGTCGGTCCCAGACCCTGAAGGTGGCCATGAAGTTCCCCACCAGGAGGGCCACCCAGAAGACTACTGCAGCAGAGCCCTCTAAACAGCCCAAAAAAGAGTCTGACTCCAAGGAGGGAGGCAACTTCATGGACAAGAGAGCGCTTAACATTAAGGAGAACAAAGCAATG CTTGCAAAGCTGATGGCAGAACTCAACAAAATACCTGGCTTCCCCAGAAGATCATCTCTGCCTATGATGAATACG CCTCGCCGTGCCCCCCGCCAGTCTCTGGGAGCCTCAGGACCCCGTAGGAAGAACCCTGAACGCACCTCTCGGCCCCACACTCGCTCCCGCACCCTGGTGGACGGCCCCCCCAGCCCTCctccagaggaagaggaggacaagtTCAACCTGGTGCGCAGGAGCCGCTACTATGAGGAGGTGGATGAGGCG AAGGCGCCTCATCGGCGTAACTACAGCTCGGGGCTAGCTATTCCTCATGTGGTGCGGCCTGTGGAGGACATCTCCCAGATGGAGCTGGATCTGATCGCCAACAACGTGCGGGAGAAGGTGTACAACAGCTCCACT GGATCCACTTGCCACCAGTGCCGCCAGAAGACGATCGACACCAAGACCAACTGCCGTAACCCGGAGTGTGTGGGGGTGAGGGGTCAGTTCTGTGGCCCATGTCTCCGTAACCGCTACGGAGAGGAGGTCCGAGATGCCCTGCTGGATCCT GAGTGGGAGTGTCCGACATGCAGAGGGATCTGCAACTGCAGCTTCTGTAGAGCCAGAGAGGGTCGCTGTGCCACTGGAGTCCTGGTCTACCTGGCTAAATACCACGGCTATGACAACGCCCATGCCTACTTAAAAAG ccTTAAAAAGGAAATGGACGAGAGCCAGTAA
- the cdca7a gene encoding cell division cycle-associated protein 7a isoform X1 — MIATYNSPVQAPQPPSTRMSLRSFRNVPMETSSSSSDDSCDSFGSDGGFANTKSIFREAKKVAERAKVFEASSEEESLTGFENAFSSKMSAMRVDSDSEESLVPRRKGRRSQTLKVAMKFPTRRATQKTTAAEPSKQPKKESDSKEGGNFMDKRALNIKENKAMLAKLMAELNKIPGFPRRSSLPMMNTPRRAPRQSLGASGPRRKNPERTSRPHTRSRTLVDGPPSPPPEEEEDKFNLVRRSRYYEEVDEAKAPHRRNYSSGLAIPHVVRPVEDISQMELDLIANNVREKVYNSSTGSTCHQCRQKTIDTKTNCRNPECVGVRGQFCGPCLRNRYGEEVRDALLDPEWECPTCRGICNCSFCRAREGRCATGVLVYLAKYHGYDNAHAYLKSLKKEMDESQ; from the exons ATGATAGCTACCTACAATTCTCCTGTG CAGGCCCCCCAGCCTCCTTCCACCAGGATGAGTTTGCGGAGCTTCCGTAACGTGCCCATGGagacatcctcttcctcctcagatGACAGCTGTGATAGTTTTGGCTCGGACGGTGGCTTTGCCAACACG AAAAGTATCTTCAGAGAAGCTAAGAAGGTGGCGGAGAGAGCCAAGGTGTTTGAGGCTAGCTCGGAGGAAGAGTCTCTCACTGGGTTCGAGAATGCTTTCAGCAGTAAAATGAGTGCCATG AGAGTGGACTCTGACTCGGAGGAGTCGTTGGTGCCTCGGCGGAAGGGCCGTCGGTCCCAGACCCTGAAGGTGGCCATGAAGTTCCCCACCAGGAGGGCCACCCAGAAGACTACTGCAGCAGAGCCCTCTAAACAGCCCAAAAAAGAGTCTGACTCCAAGGAGGGAGGCAACTTCATGGACAAGAGAGCGCTTAACATTAAGGAGAACAAAGCAATG CTTGCAAAGCTGATGGCAGAACTCAACAAAATACCTGGCTTCCCCAGAAGATCATCTCTGCCTATGATGAATACG CCTCGCCGTGCCCCCCGCCAGTCTCTGGGAGCCTCAGGACCCCGTAGGAAGAACCCTGAACGCACCTCTCGGCCCCACACTCGCTCCCGCACCCTGGTGGACGGCCCCCCCAGCCCTCctccagaggaagaggaggacaagtTCAACCTGGTGCGCAGGAGCCGCTACTATGAGGAGGTGGATGAGGCG AAGGCGCCTCATCGGCGTAACTACAGCTCGGGGCTAGCTATTCCTCATGTGGTGCGGCCTGTGGAGGACATCTCCCAGATGGAGCTGGATCTGATCGCCAACAACGTGCGGGAGAAGGTGTACAACAGCTCCACT GGATCCACTTGCCACCAGTGCCGCCAGAAGACGATCGACACCAAGACCAACTGCCGTAACCCGGAGTGTGTGGGGGTGAGGGGTCAGTTCTGTGGCCCATGTCTCCGTAACCGCTACGGAGAGGAGGTCCGAGATGCCCTGCTGGATCCT GAGTGGGAGTGTCCGACATGCAGAGGGATCTGCAACTGCAGCTTCTGTAGAGCCAGAGAGGGTCGCTGTGCCACTGGAGTCCTGGTCTACCTGGCTAAATACCACGGCTATGACAACGCCCATGCCTACTTAAAAAG ccTTAAAAAGGAAATGGACGAGAGCCAGTAA